In a single window of the Rhodamnia argentea isolate NSW1041297 chromosome 2, ASM2092103v1, whole genome shotgun sequence genome:
- the LOC115737208 gene encoding monooxygenase 1-like: MQAVEERDVVIVGGGICGLATALALHRKGIESLVLESSESLRSSGAAITIRTNGWLALDHLGVGDKIRKNATPLQAYREVGLDSRSGMLIKTEAPLSKGEVRCVKRSELIEALAGDLPDGTIRLGCRVLYVETDPVTSFPVLQLSNGSTLKAKVLIGCDGVNSVVLDYLEMNPTMVSYTSAVRGFTSYPAGHKFDNVFAITKANGVILGWVPVNDNLVYWFITRLWTSQDSTISRDQELIRMLSLQSIQNFPAEMTEMIKRSDKSSLSSMRFRYRAPWDLLYGRFRKGTVTVAGDALHAMSPFIGQGGSASLEDSIVLARCLSKKLSEVTEEGEGSCRRKYEEALANYVEERRMRLLGLSVLSYVLNKLNEGPCTVVKIVCVLILIVFFRDRIAHTAFDCGQL, translated from the exons ATGCAGGCAGTCGAAGAGAGAGACGTCGTCATTGTTGGTGGTGGCATCTGCGGCCTAGCAACTGCCCTCGCTCTTCACAG GAAGGGCATCGAGAGCTTGGTGCTGGAGAGTTCAGAGTCTCTCCGTTCCAGTGGAGCCGCCATTACCATTCGAACCAACGGATGGCTAGCACTTGACCATCTCGGCGTCGGGGACAAGATCAGGAAGAATGCCACGCCTCTTCAAGC ATATCGGGAAGTAGGGCTTGACAGCAGATCAGGCATGCTTATCAAGACTGAAGCCCCTCTCAG TAAGGGAGAAGTTCGATGTGTTAAAAGAAGTGAGCTGATCGAAGCTTTGGCCGGCGATCTGCCTGACGGAACGATTCGTTTGGGATGTCGCGTGTTGTATGTAGAAACGGATCCTGTTACTTCCTTTCCGGTGCTTCAACTTAGTAATGGATCCACATTAAAAGCAAAG GTTTTAATCGGATGTGACGGGGTAAACTCGGTTGTGCTGGATTATCTGGAGATGAACCCTACAATGGTTTCCTATACCTCTGCGGTGAGAGGATTCACCAGTTATCCCGCCGGCCACAAGTTCGACAACGTGTTTGCCATCACCAAGGCGAACGGCGTTATATTAGGATGGGTCCCAGTCAATGATAACTTGGTCTACTGGTTTATAACTCGTCTTTGGACCTCCCAAG ATTCGACTATCTCGAGGGATCAAGAGCTGATAAGGATGCTAAGCCTCCAGTCGATCCAGAATTTCCCCGCTGAGATGACAGAGATGATAAAGAGAAGCGACAAGAGCTCCTTGTCGAGCATGCGGTTCCGGTACCGCGCCCCGTGGGACTTACTCTACGGAAGGTTTCGGAAGGGGACCGTGACGGTGGCGGGCGACGCCCTGCATGCCATGAGCCCGTTCATCGGGCAAGGCGGCAGCGCGAGCTTGGAGGACTCGATCGTGCTCGCGAGATGCTTGTCGAAGAAGCTCTCGGAGGTCACGGAAGAAGGAGAGGGGAGTTGCAGGAGGAAATACGAAGAGGCGCTCGCGAATTACGTGGAGGAGAGGAGGATGAGGCTCCTCGGGCTGTCCGTTTTGTCTTACGTGTTGAATAAGCTCAACGAAGGTCCGTGCACGGTGGTGAAGATCGTCTGTGTTCTTATTTTGATCGTCTTCTTCAGGGACCGAATCGCGCACACAGCATTCGACTGCGGGCAACTCTGA